TTATCCTCTTCTAAATAATGAATAAACTGTTTAGGGGCAGAAGGAAGTTTTAGTTCCTGAGGAAGTCCCTTAAACTCTGTCCATGCTTTAATAATTTCCTCTTTATCAGGTTTCTTTTCAAAGGATACAAATACAGCAGCAGTATGGCCATCTGTGACCGGAACACGAATACACTGTGTTGTAATTAAAGGACCTTCTGCTTTTACAATTTTACCATCCTTTACCGTGCCAAATATTCTTAAAGGCTCTAATTCACTTTTTTCTTCTTCGCCTCCAATGTAAGGTATAACATTATCAAGCATTTCAGGCCAGTCTTGAAAATTTTTACCAGCACCGGAAATAGCCTGATACGTAGTTGCCACTACCAATTTAGGGCCAAATTCCTTTAAGGCGTATAATGCTGGAGTATAGCTTTGTATAGAACAATTAGGTTTAACAATAATAAAACCTTTTTTTGTACCCAAACGTTTCTTTTGTGCTTCAATTACTTCCAAATGCTCTGAATTTAATTCCGGCACCAACATTGGTACATCTGGAGTCCATCTATGCGCACTGTTATTTGAAACAACAGGAGTGTCTGTCTTTGCATAAGCTTCTTCGATTGCTTTGATTTCATCCTTTGTCATATCAACAGCACTGAATACAAAATCGACATTCTTACTAACCGCTTCAACTTCGTTAACATTCATGACGATTATATTCTTAACCGCTTCCGGCATGGGAGTCGACATCTTCCATCTGTCTCCAACTGCTTCTGCATAAGTTTTACCTGCACTTCTGGGACTTGCTGCAATTACTGTCACTTCAAACCAAGGATGTTCATCCAATAATGCAACAAAACGCTGACCTACCATTCCGGTACCAC
The nucleotide sequence above comes from Anaerocolumna cellulosilytica. Encoded proteins:
- the asd gene encoding aspartate-semialdehyde dehydrogenase, giving the protein MSKLKVGILGGTGMVGQRFVALLDEHPWFEVTVIAASPRSAGKTYAEAVGDRWKMSTPMPEAVKNIIVMNVNEVEAVSKNVDFVFSAVDMTKDEIKAIEEAYAKTDTPVVSNNSAHRWTPDVPMLVPELNSEHLEVIEAQKKRLGTKKGFIIVKPNCSIQSYTPALYALKEFGPKLVVATTYQAISGAGKNFQDWPEMLDNVIPYIGGEEEKSELEPLRIFGTVKDGKIVKAEGPLITTQCIRVPVTDGHTAAVFVSFEKKPDKEEIIKAWTEFKGLPQELKLPSAPKQFIHYLEEDNRPQTKLDRDTENGMSISIGRLREDTVYDYKFVGLSHNTLRGAAGGAVLTAELLKALGYIEDK